One Syntrophomonadaceae bacterium genomic region harbors:
- a CDS encoding VWA domain-containing protein: MKKGLTELVFMLDKSGSMGGLETDTIGGYNSMLAKQQAVEGECHITTVLFDNNYELLHDRIDIKAVSTITEKEYQVGGSTALLDAIGRTIHKIGNAQKHTADDYRAEKVMFVIITDGEENSSREYSAEKIKAQIERQKTKYGWEFIFLGANIDAVETASRFGISADRAQNYHADNQGVELNFRVMSEAVATFRECDAMPEGWNDEIQKDYKRRGGKR, encoded by the coding sequence ATGAAAAAAGGATTAACGGAACTGGTATTCATGCTGGACAAGAGCGGCTCAATGGGAGGTTTGGAAACCGACACAATTGGCGGGTATAACTCAATGCTTGCCAAGCAGCAGGCAGTCGAGGGCGAATGCCATATTACAACGGTGTTATTTGACAACAACTACGAGCTGCTTCACGACCGCATCGACATTAAAGCAGTCAGCACGATTACCGAGAAGGAGTATCAAGTCGGCGGCTCGACAGCACTCCTGGATGCAATCGGCAGGACGATTCACAAGATCGGTAACGCCCAGAAACACACCGCCGACGACTACCGCGCCGAAAAAGTGATGTTCGTCATCATCACCGACGGTGAGGAAAATTCCAGCCGCGAATACTCCGCTGAAAAGATCAAGGCGCAAATCGAACGTCAAAAGACAAAATACGGATGGGAGTTTATCTTTCTTGGCGCGAATATCGATGCGGTGGAAACGGCGAGTCGTTTCGGCATCAGCGCAGACCGCGCCCAGAATTACCACGCCGACAACCAAGGGGTCGAACTCAACTTCCGCGTGATGAGCGAAGCGGTCGCTACCTTCCGCGAGTGTGACGCGATGCCGGAGGGCTGGAACGACGAGATTCAAAAGGACTACAAACGGCGTGGCGGGAAGCGTTGA
- a CDS encoding DNA alkylation repair protein, producing MHPDFDEVGIKEKVWEVIIGNRPRADIDIFDIFRYNKNDEKAGPMSAYMRNQFPFLGIPTPRRKELSRRFFKTVKKTDLDWDFVFKCWRQSEREFQYLAKDYLARQKENLTAVDIPRLRALAVQKSWWDTIDGLDVIVGDIALRFPKVNATVLDWSVDDNFWLRRIAIDHQLGRKTKTNVELLELIIVNNFGQTEFFINKAIGWSLREYSKTNPDWVRSFINRHKDKMASLSIKEASKYI from the coding sequence ATGCATCCCGATTTTGATGAAGTTGGCATAAAGGAAAAGGTGTGGGAAGTCATTATCGGAAACAGACCGCGCGCCGACATAGATATCTTTGACATCTTTCGTTACAACAAAAACGACGAGAAAGCAGGGCCAATGAGCGCTTATATGCGTAACCAGTTTCCTTTTCTCGGCATACCCACTCCGAGGCGAAAAGAACTGAGCCGTAGATTTTTTAAGACCGTCAAGAAGACCGACCTCGACTGGGATTTTGTTTTCAAATGCTGGCGACAGTCAGAGCGCGAATTTCAATACTTGGCAAAGGACTATCTGGCAAGGCAAAAAGAGAACCTGACCGCTGTGGATATTCCGCGCCTTCGTGCATTGGCTGTTCAGAAGTCTTGGTGGGACACTATCGACGGGCTTGACGTTATCGTAGGCGATATTGCTCTCCGTTTTCCCAAAGTGAACGCCACGGTATTGGATTGGAGCGTTGACGATAACTTCTGGCTTCGCCGGATTGCCATCGACCACCAACTTGGCAGGAAAACAAAGACCAACGTCGAATTGCTGGAGCTAATTATCGTTAACAACTTTGGGCAGACTGAGTTTTTCATCAACAAGGCAATCGGATGGAGTTTGCGGGAATACAGCAAGACGAACCCTGACTGGGTGCGGTCGTTCATAAACAGGCACAAAGATAAAATGGCTTCCCTCAGCATAAAGGAAGCAAGCAAGTACATTTGA
- a CDS encoding helix-turn-helix domain-containing protein, producing MNKTELQKLWETRLSEFKASGKSVKEWCAVQDHVTPRQVWYWLSKFKDQNELSFAKSTQWLPVEINEQSAL from the coding sequence ATGAACAAAACCGAGCTGCAAAAGTTATGGGAGACCCGGCTTAGTGAATTTAAAGCCAGTGGCAAGAGTGTTAAAGAATGGTGCGCTGTTCAAGATCATGTAACACCCCGGCAGGTATGGTACTGGCTTTCCAAGTTTAAAGACCAAAATGAATTGTCTTTTGCCAAATCAACCCAGTGGCTGCCTGTAGAAATAAATGAGCAATCAGCTTTGGA